The following are encoded in a window of Scophthalmus maximus strain ysfricsl-2021 chromosome 6, ASM2237912v1, whole genome shotgun sequence genomic DNA:
- the pa2g4a gene encoding proliferation-associated protein 2G4a has protein sequence MSDDEQERTIAEDLVVTKYKMGGDIANQALRLVVEAAKPGVSVVSLCEKGDAYIMAETGKVFKKEKEMKKGIAFPTSVSVNNCVCHFSPLKSDPDYTLKDGDLVKIDLGVHVDGFIANVAHSFIVGVCKENPITGRKADVIKSAHLCAEAALRLVKPGNQNTQVTEAWNKIAQSFKCSPIEGMLSHQLKQHVIDGEKTIIQNPSDQQRKDHEKAEFEVHEVYAVDVLISTGEGKARDGGLRTTIYKRDPSKQYGLKMKTSRTFFSEVERRFDAMPFTLRAFEDEAKARLGVVECAKHELLQPFSVLHEKEGEFVAQFKFTVLLMANGPHRITSGPFDPELYKSEHEVQDPELKTLLQSSASRKTQKKKKKKASKTAENATGQPAEDTEAAG, from the exons AGGCTCTTCGTCTGGTGGTCGAAGCAGCCAAGCCTGGGGTGTCTGTTGTCAGCCTCTGTGAGAAGGGGGACGCATACATCATGGCTGAGACCGGAAAGGTCTtcaagaaggaaaaggaaatgaagaaag GCATTGCCTTTCCCACCAGCGTCTCAGTCAATAACTGTGTTTGCCACTTCTCTCCCCTGAAGAGTGACCCTGACTACACACTTAAAGATGGGGATCTGGTCAAAAT AGATCTAGGGGTTCACGTTGACGGCTTCATTGCCAACGTAGCTCACAGCTTTATTGTGGGAGTCTGTAAG GAGAACCCCATCACAGGCCGCAAAGCTGATGTCATCAAATCGGCTCATCTGTGTGCAGAAGCAGCTCTTCGCCTTGTTAAGCCTGGTAACCAG aaCACTCAAGTGACAGAAGCCTGGAACAAGATTGCTCAGTCGTTCAAATGCTCACCTATTGAGG gaaTGCTGTCTCATCAGCTTAAACAACATGTCATAGATGGAGAGAAGACCATAATCCAAAACCCGTCAGACCAGCAAAG GAAGGACCATGAGAAGGCAGAGTTTGAGGTACATGAAGTCTATGCTGTGGACGTTTTGATCAGCACTGGAGAAGGGAAG GCCAGAGATGGAGGTCTGAGGACCACCATTTACAAGAGGGACCCCAGTAAGCAGTATGGCTTGAAGATGAAAACCTCCCGTACGTTTTTCAGCGAAGTGGAACGACGCTTTGATGCCATGCCCTTCACCCTAAG GGCGTTTGAGGATGAGGCCAAAGCCCGTCTGGGTGTGGTGGAGTGTGCCAAGCATGAATTGTTACAGCCCTTCAGTGTGTTGCATGAGAAAGAAG GAGAGTTTGTAGCTCAGTTTAAGTTCACAGTGCTGCTCATGGCCAATGGGCCACACAGAATCACCAGCGGCCCCTTTGATCCAGAGCTCTACAAGTCGGAACATGAAGTTCAGGATCCAGAGCTAAAG ACTTTACTACAGAGCTCAGCAAGCcgtaaaacacagaaaaaaaagaaaaagaag GCCTCAAAGACTGCAGAAAATGCCACTGGGCAGCCAGCTGAGGACACAGAAGCAGCaggataa